GTGCGTGACGCCGCCGATGTGGACAGCATCGCCGAGTACGACGCAGTGGTCATCGGCAGCGGCGTCTACATGGGCCGCTGGCTGGGCGACGCCCGATCACTGGTCGCCCGCGAGCAATCCGAGCTCGAGACCAGGCCGGTGTGGTTGTTCTCCAGTGGGCCGATCGGGGACAGCAGCCCGTCCGCGAAAAGTTCCAACGGGAGCAAAGCTCCCTGGGCGATCGAACACAAGGTGTTCGGTGGAAAGCTGGATCGCTCGACGCTGTCACGATTCGAGCGAGCCGTGGTGCGGATGATCAACGCCGGCGACGGGGACGACAGATCCCGCGCCGAGGTCGACGAGTGGGCCGGCACCATCTGCCGAGCACTGACGCCAACTGCGCCGCGGTCCGCCTGACCCGTATCGATGAGCACGCCGATCGCCTGATTCACCTCGCTCGCGCGGTGGTGAATCAGGACGTCGGACGTGCTAGAACTCGAAGACCTGACGTGCGGTGACGCGTCCGGCCATCAGGTCCTCGAAGCAGTCGTTGACCTCGTCGAGTTTGCGCGATACTGCCGACACCGTTGTTCGCCCGGCCTCGTGCAATGCGAATACCTCGCGCAGGTCCTTCCTCGTCCCTACGATCGAACCGAGTACCGAGATCCCGCCGACCACCGTCTCGAAGATCGGGACCGTGAACGCCCCGTGGGCAGGCATCGACACGCACACCAGTCGGCCGCCGCGACGTAGTGATCGAAAGGCTTGATCGAAGACGCTGGGTATGACCGCCAGGACGATGGCGACATCCGCACCACCGAGATCCCGAATGGCTTCGACCGGATCGGTCGTCGAGGAGTTGACGGTGTGGTCTGCGCCGAGTTCTCGGGCGAGTTCGAGCTTCTCGTCCTCGATGTCGACCGCGGTGACGAATCCGCCTGCGATCCTGGCGTACTGCACGGCCAGATGACCGAGGCCACCGACGCCGAAGATGGCAACGCGCTGGGCCGGTGTGACGCCGCCGACCTTGACTGCCTTGTAGGTGGTCACCCCGGCACAGGTCAGTGGAGCAGCGTCGAACGAGGAGATGCCATCGGGAACGCGGACGACATATTTCGCATGCGCCACAGCGTATTCGGCATACGCACCGTCGATCGAGTAGCCACTGTTCTGCTGCTTCTCACACAGCGTCTCCCAACCCGACACGCAGTGATCGCACTCGCCGCACGCCGAACCGAGCCATGCGATGGCGACCCGCTCACCGATTCGGTCTTTGGACACCTGCGATCCGACGGCCTCGATCACTCCGATACCTTCGTGTCCGGGCACGAACGGGAGTGTCGGCTTGGCCGGCCAATCACCCTGCGCAGCATGGATATCGGTGTGACATACGCCGCACGTCTCCATCTTCACCAGCACCTGCTCGGGGGCGGGTTCCGGTATCGGGATGTCCTTGACGACCAGGGGTCCGCCGAACTCTGTGACAACAGCTGCTTTCATCGTGGATTTCCTCCAATTTTCGAAACCGATGCCGTTCTCGACCATCGAGCTATGCACACTGTCGATGGTGGGCGCTGCCGCAACCGGCATGTAGGGCCGGAAGTCACCGCCCGGTCGGGACGTCTCCCGAGATTGCGGGTGCGTAGGCAAAAGGCACTGCAGTCATGGTCTTTCGGCCCTCGTGACGCCGGCGACCAGGGGCCATACTCGGCACCATGGACACTTCTGCACCCTCTGTTTCGGAGACCTGCGAGCGATGAACCTGTGGAGAAAACACCCGGGCGTCCGTACCGGTGATGCACTGACCATCGGCGAGCGCGCGGCCGATTACGTCCGAAACGGAATGGGCTCCTGGCCGTTCGTGTTTCTGTTTCTGAGTGTGATGGCGCTGTGGGCGGCATACAACCAGAACGACGGATTCGACCCGTATCCGTTCATCCTGCTCAATCTGTTTCTGTCGATGATCGCCGGACTTCAGGGCGCAATTCTGCTGATCTCGGCAAAGCGCGCGGACTCGGTGAGCAGCGAGGTTGCGGTACACACACTTTCGAACACGACGCTGCTGCAGGACATGATCGAGGCCAATACCGTTCTGACCGAATCGGTGGCTCGGTTGGCGGAGGAAATACATACGCACGTCTGCCCCTCGGCACATCGCTCCGGCACAGGAACCACACCTCAGGTCACGAACGTGGTCTCCCACCCGTGAGGCCGGCCAGTATCTCTCGCGCCCAGTCGCACACCAGCACCCAGTCGCGGAAATCCCCGGCGGCGGCACCGGAGTGCGCGAATACCCGACGCTCCCCTGCCGACAGCTGTTCCACGTCGAGCTTTCCGGGAAAACTTCGGTGCGCGGACGCATCCAACACCGATACCGCGTGGGCGGCATCAGAGGTGTCGTTGACCGGTCTGTCGCTCGAATGCAGCGGTCCACACGAGAACGGCCACACAGGGGGATGCGTCGCCCTCGATACCCTCGCGACCAGTTCGTTGACGGCCTGGGTCCAGCGACCGGAGTAGACGGAGCTGCCGATGACCAGCGCATCGTATCGGCTGATATCGACGACGGAGTCCGGAGCACACACGTCCACATCGGCACACCCGTGCTCGAATACCCGTGCCATTTCCCTCCCGATCGATTCGGTCGCTCCGTGACGGCCTGCGGTCGACACCAGTATTCTCATCAGAGGCTGCCGGACTCGACACGGCTCATCAGAACGGTCAATCGCCACCCCCGAAGAGCAACGAGAACTCCCAGCACGCCGAAGAATCCTTGTAGCCAACTCGTTTCGCCGATCACTGCGGGCTGAACAACGATCCAGGCAACGAGCAGCACCCCGGCGATGTGGGCGATAGGGCCGGACTTCCCGCCGCCGGTCAGTGCCGAGGCCGCTGCCACTCCCATGGGCACACCGACAACCAGAACCAAGGCGAGCCCGGCGAGGGCCGTACTCGACATCGGCAGTCGCGCTTGGGCGTCGGCGCTCAGCTCGATTGCTCCCGAGGCCAATCCGATCGCGCCACCGAATGCGTTGATGGATATACCGGCACAGACAGCCCCCAACCAAGGCCATCGTCGATTCCGCGCGGTGAGTACTCGAGTTGTGGGCATCATCTGTTCAGCGTGGCCGCGGGGCAACCCATGGAGTAGGGCACAAGGTCCGCCGCCTCGAGGACTTCCCTCCACTTCACGATTCAGCGACGAAAGAACGACCGCACAGTTCGACGTTCCTCGCGAGGCGGCGTCGCGTTCTCACGGCAGGTGCAGCGGTCGGATGTTGGCACCGATCGCATGACGGTGTCGACATGTCGACCGCAACCACCCCATCCGGTCTTGCGGCACTTCGTGCAGGTAACGGGATAACACATGAATTTCTCCTCTACTGGTCTGTCGTGTTTCAGGCCGGAACGTGGGCGTCCGCCCAGGCGTTGTACCCGCCCAGCAGATCCGAAACGTCATCGAATCCCTGCGCTCGAAGCAGTGACGCCGCCACACTCGAGCGCCATCCGCCGGCACAGTGCACCACGACGGACTTACCGGTAGGAACTTGATCGAGCCGAGTCCTCAACTGGGCCAGCGGGATCGGGATCGCTCCCGGTATCGTGCCGAGATCGCGTTCACCGGGGTTACGAATGTCGACGAGCGTCACCTCACCCGCTGCGAGCATCGCGTCCAGTTGCTCGACGGTGGTACGGGGCGCGGTCTCGACCAGCTCGGTCAGCCCCGCAGCAAATGCTCCGTCCCTATCGACTCCCAGATATCCGATCACGTTGTCCGATCCGATTCTGGCCAAGCGCACTGCGGCCTCCTGCTCGTCACCCGGATACGCGATGAGCACGATGCGCCCGCCGATCTCCGCGACCATGCCTCCGGTTTCGGCGAAGCGGCCGTCGAACCCCACGTTCACCGACCCACGGAGGTGACCGGCCGCGAAGTCGTCCACACTGCGCGCGTCGAGCACTCGGGTTCCCGCAGCCAGCTCGTCTCGAACCTGGTCGGGCGTCAGAGCGGGGATCATGCGGCTTCGTGAGAGCAGTGGGTGGACTCGTTTGTTCATCGCGGCGTCGGCGGAGAAATAGGAGGGCGCCGCCGGTTGACCGTCGGTGACGAGCGCAACGAAGGCACCCTCGGTCATCGGCTGCACCGACGGGTTGCTGACGCGCTGTTCACCGATGGTGGAGGTCAGCTCGGTGGACAGGTTCTTGCCGCAGGACGAGCCGGCTCCGTGGGCGGGCATGACGACGACTTCGTCGGGCAGCGTCAGCAGCTTCTCGTGGATCGTCGAATACATCGCGCGGGCGAGGTCGGTGGTGGAGCCATCCCCGAGATTGACCAAGTCCGGACGTCCGACATCTCCGATGAAGAGGGAATCACCGGTCAGGACCGCGGTGGGTGTGGCACCGGGGCGCTCCCGAACCAGCACCGAGATCGACTCCCAGGTGTGACCGGGCGTCGAGAGGATTTCGAGTTCGACTTCACCCAGGGACAACCGCTCCCCGTCGCGCAGTCGCCGGATCGGGTAGTCGGTCTCGGCGGATTCACCGAAGCCGATCCACGCACCGGTCGCATCGACCAGCTCGAGGTGACCCGAGACGAAGTCGGCGTGGAAGTGGGTATTGACGACGCCTTCGATCACGAGTCCGTACTTCGCCGCATCGTCCAGGTACTCGGCGATGTCGCGACGCGGGTCCACGACGATCGCACGTCCGGTGGTCTCGTCACCGATCAGATACGAAGCATGGGAAAGACATTCGAGGTAGTACTGCTCGAGGATCACGGTTTCCTCCATCTTGCTGTCGCCAGGCGCGATTCACGGGGCGATAGACACAGTGTGCAATACCCCCTAGGGTATGTCAAGTACCCCCTGGGGTATGACAGCGACTCTACGAAACGAAGTGATTGCACGATGACAGTGGCTCTGGCGCTCGGGTTCGGCGCGGCGATCGGAATTCTGCTGGGCCTTCTCGGCGGAGGCGGGTCGATTCTTGCGGTGCCGGTGTTGGTGTTCGCCTTGGGTTTGGGAGTGGAGGAAGCGATTCCCATCTCACTGATCGTCGTCGGTGCCGCCTCGGCCGTGGGGGTGATACCGAAACTGCGAGTCAACCGAGTCGAATGGCGACTGGCGGCCGTCTTCGCCGCGACCGGCATCCCGGCGACCTTCGCCGGCAGCGCCGTCGGTCGACTGCTGCCGGAGAGGATACTGCTGCTCGGCTTCGCAGCGGTGATGGTTGCCGCCGGGGCCCGGATGCTCGCCGAGCGCGGAGATATCGGAACTGCATGCAAGACAACGGGATCGAGCATCAACTGGAGACGCTGTGCGCCACGCTCGATTCCAGCGGGCCTGGCCGTCGGCTTCATGACCGGCCTGTTCGGCGTCGGCGGCGGCTTCCTCATCATCCCGGTTCTGGTGCTGATGCTCGGTATCGAGATGTCGGTCGCGGTCGGCACCTCGCTGGTCATCATCGTCGCCAACTCGGTGGCCGGTCTTGCCTCGCATCTGAGCGGCACGAGCATCGACTGGTCCATCACCCTCGCGTTCGCAGGTACCGCGATCGTCGGCTCACTCCTGGCTGCACACCTCGGAACTCGGTTCGACACAGGGCGATTGCAACGCCTGTTCGCCTACCTCGTCTTTGCAGTGGCCGCCTATGTCGTCATCGACGCGGCATTTCTGAGCTGATCCAACGTCCGATCGAACAATTCGCGGTCCACCGCCCTGGGCGTATCGGGACCTTGTGCCCTTACGCAATCAGTGCACGGCGGCGCAGACTCGTAGTCGATGCCGAACACACGACCGGCGGGAGTAGGTGACGGGCATGTTCACAGAACACGTGCACCGTTGGTGGCGACGGAGTCCATGGATCTCCAATCCACTGATGCGAGTGCCCGACAGGATCGAACGAACGGTGTTCGTCGTCGGGGTCTCGATGCTTCTGTTGCTCGTACCCGTCGCCGCGACGGTCGGTTCGGTGACCTACAGCGACCTGTCGCACCGATCGCAACAGCAACGCGCAGAATATCTTCGGGTCGATGCTCGAATCATCGACTATCCGAAGCCGATCCAGTCCGACGACTACGTCACCACGAATGCGACCGGTACCGCGACGGTGCGATGGGCTGCACCGGACGGCACTACGCACACGGGTTCGGCCCAGGTGCAATCACCCGTCTCGATCGGTGACACCACGCCACTGTGGATCGATGCGCGCGGGAACCTCGCGCATACGCCCGCTTCTGCTGCCGGTGCCGTCGTCAACGGAACTGCCACAGCCGTGTTCGTGTGGTTTCTCGGCGCAGTCGTCATCGGTGGTCTGGTCCATCTCACCACCGTGGCCGGCGACCGTTCGCGCATGCGGCAGTGGGACGAAGACTGGCAACGCTTCGTTCGGTCGCGCGATCATCCTTCGTGCTAGTGCCGTCGATCATTCGCCGTTCCAACAGCACTCGAAGGATCCACGTTGACGGCAGCAGCGGATTGCGATCCTACGGCGCGGTCGCATGACCTTCGAGACCCTTGCCCTGTGTGCCGCAGTGGGATTGTTCGGCCCATTGCTGGCGCTGCCGCGCGGGCTTCGGATACCCGTCGTCATCGGAGAACTCGTCGCCGGAATTGCCATCGGCCACACCGGCTTCGGCGTCCTCGATCCGAGTGAACAGACACTGAGCTTCCTGGCGCAGGTGGGGTTTGCCCTCGTCATGTTCGTGGCCGGCAGTCAGGTTCCCATTCGTGACCCGCGACTACGGGTCGGCCTCCGGGTAGGCGCTGCACGGGCTGTGGCCGTCGGGCTGCTGGCCACCGCGCTCGGCTGGGCCGTCTCCGCCGCATTCGATCCACCACACATTGGTCTCTACGCGGTACTGATGGCATCGTCCTCGGCCGCGGTCATCATGCCGATCGTCGAGTCCAGCAAGACGGCCACACCCGGGCTGATGTCCCTTCTGCCTCAGATCGCGCTTGCCGACGCAGTCTGCATCGTCGCGCTGCCCCTCGTGATCGATCCACCGCGTGCCGTTCCCGCTGCGCTCGGATCGGCGGCGGTCATCGCCGCTGCCGGCCTGATCTTCGTTGTCCTGCGCCACTTCGACCTCACCGGACTGCGCCGCCGAATCCACCACGTCTCCGCCCAGCGCAAGCTCGCGCTCGAATTGCGCCTCAACCTGGTTCTGTTGTTCGGCCTCGCGGCCCTTGCGGTCCACACTCACGCCTCGGTGATGCTCGCCGGCTTCGGTTTCGGTCTGGCCGTCGCTGCAATCGGAGAACCGAGACGTCTGACGAAACAACTGTTCGCCATCACCGAAGGTTTCCTGGGGCCAATGTATTTCGTCTGGCTCGGAGCATCCCTCGATCTGCGTGCCCTGGGCAGTCATCCGGGCATGATCGTGCTGGGGCTCGTATTGGGAGGCGGAGCCGTGGCGGTGCACGTTGCCATGCGCCTGACCGGCCAACCTGCCGGACTCGGGATACTCGCGGCAGCCCAACTCGGCGTTCCGGTTTCGGCAGTGACGCTCGGCGCGGAAAGTGGCGTCCTGGCTCCCGGTGAGGGCCCGGCCATCGTGCTCGGAGCCCTGGTGACCATCGCGGCGGCGGGCGCAGCCGCGCGGGTATCGGCCCGTCGCGCAGTCTGACTCCTACGGTCCGCGGCGGCGCAAGGCATTCGGTTGTTTCGAGTTACCCGTGGTGGGGAATGCGGGTCATGGAACGATCGGCACGACGCGAAACGGATCACGACGATGACAGATGACCAGGTCTGGCGCCTCAAGGGTGCGTGCATCGACGACATGGATGCCTACGACTCGCAGCAACTTCCCCGCCATGGACGCAAACGCGCAGAAAAGGCATGGCGACTGTGCGCCGATTGCCCGGTGTTGCGTAACTGCGCGGAGCAAACGGCGCGCGATATCGAGTCGGGTCGCATTCCGGTCGGCGTTGTCGTCGCCGGTGCCGCGTACCACGACAATGCGAGCAACGGTCGCCGGACCGACGCGTACCGCACTCTCGAGTTCTTGATCGGACGACCGCTGTCCAACCCTGCCGCCTGATCACGCAGTCGTTCGATAACACTGCGGTCACGAAAAGCTACGAATCAGGTAACGCCAACAGCTCTGTTCGACGCGAATTCGGTGTGTCTTATCGTGCCTGACCTGCGTCGGAACAAGTTGCGCAACAATGCTTCCATGACCGCAGCGCACGTAACCCACTTCGGGCTGCCGGACGATGTTCAGAGGGCACTCTCGCAGCGAGCACCGATAGAACAGGCGAAGGGAATGTTGATGGCAATACATCGCATTTCTGCCGATGCGGCATTTTCGATGCTGGTCGACAAGTCGCAGGACAGCAATCGCAAGCTTCGCGATATCGCGCAGGAGTTGGTGGACAGGGCCTCGACCGAACGGCCATAGCTGAGTCGACCCCGTACGCTGCTTTTTCAACGTACGGGGCCTGAGCAATGCTGCAGTCCGGACCACTTCATCACCTGCTGACCGGTATGCCCTGCCGTGGCTGCCCGAAACATCCCTTCCGGCACCGCCATCACAGGTATGTCAGAAACGCGCGAGAATCGCACGCGCACAACGAACTACGGTCGCTCGGTCGTACGACATCACGTAGTCGAATTCACGGTCCGCGTCGGCCTCACCACGGTGCAGGTCGATTGCAGCGAGCACTCCGCAGAAGTGTGGCCCGAGCACCACCACGTTCCACTCCTCGACGAGCGAGTCCGTCGGATCGAGAGGTGCATGCACGATGCCGCCCTCTTGCACGTATCCCATCCCCACCCCGTAGACGCCGGCATACGAGATCTGCTCGGCCATCGACACCCAGCGTGCACGGCTGGTGGGAGTGAAGTGTTCGGCCCTCTGAAAAGTGCCCAGTACCAACGTTTCCGGTCCCGCAGATGCAGCCTGCATCTCGAGCGACGTGCTCATCGCGACCAGTAACCGCTTGGTACTTCGCGTCGCGATCTTGCCTGCGGATGCGATGGCGTACGGCGATTCCAACGCTGTTGCCGGAGTGCTCCACGTCGGGAACGGAGGCATAACCTCGGCGGCGTCGGCCGGAAGCTCTTCTGTCGACTGCGCGGCCGGGTACAGCTCGCCCACCCCGTACGTCGCACCGAGTCCGAGCGCACGGCTCCGATGCAGCGCCGTGTCGACGCCGCTGGCGACGACAACCGCTCCCGTTCGTTCCACCTGAGCAGACACGGCGTGGGCGGTTCGCGCGGTGGACAGGTCGGGACGGGTGGACACCATCGTTCCCGCGAGGATGATCACATCCGGTTCGATGAGCGGCAGGAGCGTCATCGACTGTGGCCGACGACCGACATCGTCGACGGCGACCACCTTGCCGTCGCGCCGGGCCTTGTCGATCGCCGCGAGAGTACGAGCCGGGCTGTCCACGAGCGCCGCCTCGGTAACGACGACGATGTCGCGGCGGAGTTGCTCTTCGGTGGCGGAGTCGATGGCGGCGAGCGAATCGACGTCCATCGAGACGAGCATCGGCAGTCGCACCGACTGCTCGAGTCGAGCGACCCCCCAGGCCAGGGCGTCGAGCTCACGCTTGGCGTCCATGGCCCTGGCCGCACGCTTGAGTGCGTCGGCGGAGGCAAGTGGACCGTTCTCGGGACCACGCAGCTGCACTTCGATCGCTGCGAGCGCGCCGTTGTCCAGCCGACAGACCGGGGCGAAATACGGCTGCACCGTCAACTCTCCCGTGTCCGTGTCGACTGCGGATCCTGCTTCGGCCAGCGCGAACGTCACACCACAGTTTGACACGAAAAATCGACCCCCGTCCGGCGGGGGTGGATCCGTGTTTCAAACCTGACTTTCGTCAGTTTCTTTTCGCTCTCACGATCGTGGACGACGGAGGTGTCGTGGACGACGTCGCAACTATCTCGTTTGGGTAACTTTGAATAACGTTCCGATAACGGGCACCTTGCCCGGCGGTCATGCCTCCTCGGACTCGTCGACGACGAGAAACCGGGCCGAAAACCCATGACGGAGTGGACTTTCGAAGTTCGAACCCAGTTTCATTACTATGGCGTACAACAAACGTACCGACCGTATTGTGACTTGTCACAGAGTTGAAATGAAACAATTCCGACATACGTTTCGTCGCCCTAACGTCCCTCCTGGCTACCGGAGCTCCGGTGCCACCGGCTGCCCCGAGAGGGCTCCGGAGCCGCTTTTCGGACTTGGAGGATCGATCGATGACGCTCAACCCGCCGACCCGCTCTCGTACACTCGCCGCCGTACTCGCCGCCGTTGCCATCACCGGCGCGACGGTCGGTGCCGCCAGCGCCGGTGCCGCAACGATCTCGCCTGCCGGCACCGCCTTCACCGCCCCCGGAACCATCGTCGTGAGCACCCCGGCCTCGTTCGGAGTTCCGGTGAGTTGCTCCATCAACCTCATCGGTACCACCAGCGCCGACGGCTCCTCGGCATCGATCACCGACGCCCAGATCAGCGGTTCCAATCGCCTGTGCAACCTGCCGCAGCTCAAGAACCTGCCCTGGACCCTCACCCCCACCAGCGCCACCACCGGCGAAGTGTCCAACGTGGGCTTCTCGCTGGTCGGGTACAACTGCGGACCGGCAACCCTGGCCGGTTCGTTCGACAACATGACCAACACGCTGACGTCGACCAACCAGCCGATGTCCGGTAACTGCACGGTCAACAGCCTGTCGGTCCAGCCGAATCCGGCCTTCACCCTGTCCTGACGCTCGACCTCGTCCGAATAACCCATCACTCGAAGGAAACCACGTGAAGATCCGCAACAAGTCTGTCGTCACCATGGCGGCATTGGCATCGTCCGTCGCACTGGCAACGATGGTGGCCGCCCCGGCCAACGCCGCCGATACGCTTCCCATCACCTTCCAGGCAGACACGACGACGGTCATCGCCAAGACCGGTCAGCCGGTGGTGTTCCCGACCACCGATCTGGTCACCGACGTCGACCTGGTCGGCGCCACCGTCACCGGCTCGCTCGCCCTCCCGCAAGCATCCGCCAACCTCAAACTCGGCCCTGCAACGCTGGCGAAGTTCACCATCTCCATCGTCGACGCGACCCCAGTGTCCGGCACCCTCGTCCAGGGCGGACCCGCCGAGGCACCCACCTTGGATCTCGATGTTCAGCAGAGCTTCAAGATCCGAATCGATTCGGTGAAGCCGCTGGGTATCGACACCGGATCGGCAGGGTCGGCCTCGCTCGATCTGATCCCCGCGGGTGCCAATTGCGTCACCGCCGAGACCACCGCCAACCTCACCGGTTCTCTCGATGCCATCGATCTGATCCAGAACAACCAGACCGACTCACATGTCAAGGGCACCTACACGATTCCGCAGTTCCAGAACTGTGGCGCGTTCACCTCGGTGCTCAACGCCATCATCGCCGGCCCCGGCAACACCCTCGACGTGCACCTGACCAACCCGGTCTTCGACGTCGGCACGCAGTCCGCGATCGCAGCCGAGGTTGCCCGCTAGAAGTAACAGCAGACACTCGCGGCGTCGATCGGTTCCGGATTCGGAATCGGTCGGCGCCGTCACTGCCGTTCGCCCACGGCTCCACTCGGGAGTGAATCGTCCACGTACAGCGCGACGCGATCGCCGCCCAGCCTTTTCGCCTGGTACATCGCCTTATCGGCACGGCTCAGCAGATCGTTGATGTCGGCCTCGATGTTCCGCGCCTCGACAACCGCCTCCGCGACGCCCAACGAAGCGGTCAGCGGAGATCGATCCGTCTTGTCACACAGTCGGATTCGCAGTAATTCGGATCGTTCGATCACCGAATCGCGGTCGTCCACGCAGACGACCGCGAACTCTTCGCCGCCGAGCCGAACGGTGATCGCAGGCGCGGGGAAGGCCTCGAGAATTCGGGTCGCGGTCGTTCGTATGACGGAATCTCCGTGCTCGTGCCCGTACCTGTCGTTGACTGCTTTGAAATTGTCGATGTCGATCACCACTGCGGTAACCGACGCGTCCGAACCGGATCGAAACTCCAGGTTTCCGATCGCCGCATCGAATCCCCGCCGGTTCCGCATCCCAGTGAGGGGGTCGTAGAACGCGCCGGTGGCGTCGCGGCGCAGCAGCATGAGGAACGAGTGGCAGATCAGAGGGGCCGAGAACATCACCAGGATCAGCATGATCAGGTAGAGGTTGGTCTGCAGACGCTGCTCCGGGCCGTCCACCAGGGCAGAGACGTACAGTGCGGCCGTAGTCACCAGCGCGAACACGTGATGTGCGGTGAACAGTTTCGGTCCGTGAAATCCCACGACGTAGCTGCCCATGACGGTGAACAAAGCCGCCATGGGCAGCATCTCCGACGGCCCGTCCACGCTCAGCAGAACCGCGGCGAGCACGATATCGGCGTACAGCACGAATGCGATCGACATCTGCCATCTCGGCCAGCCGCCGATCAACCAGGCCGAACCCACCGGAAATGTCGTGATCACGGTGAACCACAGGGCCCAACGACCGAGAGTGCTGTCTCCGAGCCCCGGAATGGTCAGGGCGATCGCGGCGGCGGTGCCGTACAGCCAGCAGAAGAGTCCGATGAGAACTCTGGTGATGGACAGTGCGCGTTGCGACCGCGCGTACGCGACGTTCCACCCGTAGTCGACCGGGAGCGACCACCATTGACGAAGACTGTTCACTGTGAAGAGCGGCTTTCCTCGTATCCCGACCTG
The nucleotide sequence above comes from Rhodococcoides fascians A25f. Encoded proteins:
- a CDS encoding DUF1003 domain-containing protein: MNLWRKHPGVRTGDALTIGERAADYVRNGMGSWPFVFLFLSVMALWAAYNQNDGFDPYPFILLNLFLSMIAGLQGAILLISAKRADSVSSEVAVHTLSNTTLLQDMIEANTVLTESVARLAEEIHTHVCPSAHRSGTGTTPQVTNVVSHP
- a CDS encoding ANTAR domain-containing protein, with translation MTAAHVTHFGLPDDVQRALSQRAPIEQAKGMLMAIHRISADAAFSMLVDKSQDSNRKLRDIAQELVDRASTERP
- a CDS encoding MBL fold metallo-hydrolase: MILEQYYLECLSHASYLIGDETTGRAIVVDPRRDIAEYLDDAAKYGLVIEGVVNTHFHADFVSGHLELVDATGAWIGFGESAETDYPIRRLRDGERLSLGEVELEILSTPGHTWESISVLVRERPGATPTAVLTGDSLFIGDVGRPDLVNLGDGSTTDLARAMYSTIHEKLLTLPDEVVVMPAHGAGSSCGKNLSTELTSTIGEQRVSNPSVQPMTEGAFVALVTDGQPAAPSYFSADAAMNKRVHPLLSRSRMIPALTPDQVRDELAAGTRVLDARSVDDFAAGHLRGSVNVGFDGRFAETGGMVAEIGGRIVLIAYPGDEQEAAVRLARIGSDNVIGYLGVDRDGAFAAGLTELVETAPRTTVEQLDAMLAAGEVTLVDIRNPGERDLGTIPGAIPIPLAQLRTRLDQVPTGKSVVVHCAGGWRSSVAASLLRAQGFDDVSDLLGGYNAWADAHVPA
- a CDS encoding cation:proton antiporter encodes the protein MTFETLALCAAVGLFGPLLALPRGLRIPVVIGELVAGIAIGHTGFGVLDPSEQTLSFLAQVGFALVMFVAGSQVPIRDPRLRVGLRVGAARAVAVGLLATALGWAVSAAFDPPHIGLYAVLMASSSAAVIMPIVESSKTATPGLMSLLPQIALADAVCIVALPLVIDPPRAVPAALGSAAVIAAAGLIFVVLRHFDLTGLRRRIHHVSAQRKLALELRLNLVLLFGLAALAVHTHASVMLAGFGFGLAVAAIGEPRRLTKQLFAITEGFLGPMYFVWLGASLDLRALGSHPGMIVLGLVLGGGAVAVHVAMRLTGQPAGLGILAAAQLGVPVSAVTLGAESGVLAPGEGPAIVLGALVTIAAAGAAARVSARRAV
- a CDS encoding flavodoxin domain-containing protein, whose protein sequence is MRVLIATASRHGSTRELGQWLGTAMTARLADTATSATVDVRDAADVDSIAEYDAVVIGSGVYMGRWLGDARSLVAREQSELETRPVWLFSSGPIGDSSPSAKSSNGSKAPWAIEHKVFGGKLDRSTLSRFERAVVRMINAGDGDDRSRAEVDEWAGTICRALTPTAPRSA
- a CDS encoding EAL domain-containing protein, coding for MTFALAEAGSAVDTDTGELTVQPYFAPVCRLDNGALAAIEVQLRGPENGPLASADALKRAARAMDAKRELDALAWGVARLEQSVRLPMLVSMDVDSLAAIDSATEEQLRRDIVVVTEAALVDSPARTLAAIDKARRDGKVVAVDDVGRRPQSMTLLPLIEPDVIILAGTMVSTRPDLSTARTAHAVSAQVERTGAVVVASGVDTALHRSRALGLGATYGVGELYPAAQSTEELPADAAEVMPPFPTWSTPATALESPYAIASAGKIATRSTKRLLVAMSTSLEMQAASAGPETLVLGTFQRAEHFTPTSRARWVSMAEQISYAGVYGVGMGYVQEGGIVHAPLDPTDSLVEEWNVVVLGPHFCGVLAAIDLHRGEADADREFDYVMSYDRATVVRCARAILARF
- a CDS encoding Rv1733c family protein, which encodes MFTEHVHRWWRRSPWISNPLMRVPDRIERTVFVVGVSMLLLLVPVAATVGSVTYSDLSHRSQQQRAEYLRVDARIIDYPKPIQSDDYVTTNATGTATVRWAAPDGTTHTGSAQVQSPVSIGDTTPLWIDARGNLAHTPASAAGAVVNGTATAVFVWFLGAVVIGGLVHLTTVAGDRSRMRQWDEDWQRFVRSRDHPSC
- a CDS encoding WhiB family transcriptional regulator; this translates as MTDDQVWRLKGACIDDMDAYDSQQLPRHGRKRAEKAWRLCADCPVLRNCAEQTARDIESGRIPVGVVVAGAAYHDNASNGRRTDAYRTLEFLIGRPLSNPAA
- a CDS encoding sulfite exporter TauE/SafE family protein; the protein is MTVALALGFGAAIGILLGLLGGGGSILAVPVLVFALGLGVEEAIPISLIVVGAASAVGVIPKLRVNRVEWRLAAVFAATGIPATFAGSAVGRLLPERILLLGFAAVMVAAGARMLAERGDIGTACKTTGSSINWRRCAPRSIPAGLAVGFMTGLFGVGGGFLIIPVLVLMLGIEMSVAVGTSLVIIVANSVAGLASHLSGTSIDWSITLAFAGTAIVGSLLAAHLGTRFDTGRLQRLFAYLVFAVAAYVVIDAAFLS
- a CDS encoding flavodoxin domain-containing protein, coding for MARVFEHGCADVDVCAPDSVVDISRYDALVIGSSVYSGRWTQAVNELVARVSRATHPPVWPFSCGPLHSSDRPVNDTSDAAHAVSVLDASAHRSFPGKLDVEQLSAGERRVFAHSGAAAGDFRDWVLVCDWAREILAGLTGGRPRS
- the adhP gene encoding alcohol dehydrogenase AdhP yields the protein MKAAVVTEFGGPLVVKDIPIPEPAPEQVLVKMETCGVCHTDIHAAQGDWPAKPTLPFVPGHEGIGVIEAVGSQVSKDRIGERVAIAWLGSACGECDHCVSGWETLCEKQQNSGYSIDGAYAEYAVAHAKYVVRVPDGISSFDAAPLTCAGVTTYKAVKVGGVTPAQRVAIFGVGGLGHLAVQYARIAGGFVTAVDIEDEKLELARELGADHTVNSSTTDPVEAIRDLGGADVAIVLAVIPSVFDQAFRSLRRGGRLVCVSMPAHGAFTVPIFETVVGGISVLGSIVGTRKDLREVFALHEAGRTTVSAVSRKLDEVNDCFEDLMAGRVTARQVFEF